gtgtgtgtgtgtgtgtgtgtgtgtgtgtgtgtgtgtgtgtgtgtgtgtgtgtgtgtgtgtgtcagagactCATTGCAGTTGCAGGTGGTGGTTAGGATTATGGTGGTGgttatggtgatgatggtggtggtggggttgtggtgttgatgatgatgatgatgatgatgatggtggtggtggtggaggtgatgttgatgttgttgataaagatgatgatggtggGGTGGGGGGCTGGGGGTGTTGGTGATCATGATCatgataatgatggtggtggtggtggggttgtggtgttgatgatgatggtgatgttgatgatgacggtgatgttgatgatgatgttgatgttgatgatgatgatggtgatgttgatgatggtggtggtggtgctgctgctgctgctgatgatgatgatgttgttgatgatgatatagtggatgatggtgatgttgatgctgctgctgctgctgatgatgatgatgatgttgttgatgatggtggtgatgttgatgatggtggtggtggcgctgctgctgctgatgatgatgatgatgatgttgttgatgatgatatagtggatgatggtgatgttgatgctgctgctgctgctgatgatggtgatgttgttgatgatggtggtgatgttgatgatggtggtggtgctgctgctgatgatgatggtgatgttgttgatgatgatgttgttgatggtgatgttgatgatggtggtggtgctgctgctgtgttGTGACACTGTGTCTCTGAAGGTGTGAAAACTTTATCTGCTTTATCTCAACACCACGTGCTCTAATGAGAATCTAGTGCACTATGTGGTACTGCAGTGTGATCGGTTTAGGACGCAGACAGAGCGCGCGCCTTCACCAGGAGCAGACAAGGAGTGTGTGCGTGAAGCTGCGCGTGGTCTTTGCGCTCCCTGTAATCcaagttatttgtttgtttgtttgtttgttttgtttattgttcagtGTGAACGATGTCAGCCGCCGGTAACACGTCGCTTGTCCCCTTAACTAACTTCACCAACCGGTTCGCGCAGCCGCCGTGGCGCGTGGCTCTGTGGTCGCTGGCGTACAGCTTGGTGCTGGTGGTCGCCGTGTTCGGGAACCTGGTGGTCATCTGGATCATCGTGGCGCACAAGCGCATGCGGACGGTCACCAACTACTTCCTACTGAACCTGGCGGTGGCGGACGCGGCCATGGCGGCTCTTAACACACCAGTGAACTTCGTGTACGCGGCGCACGGAGACTGGTACTTCGGGGACGCGTACTGCAAGTTTCACAACTTCTTCCCGGTGGCCGCCGTGTTCGCCAGCATCTACTCCATGACTGCCATCGCTGTGGACAggtgtgtgtctcacacacacacacacacacacacacacacacacacacacacacacacacacacacacacacacacacacacactgcagtgattTAGTTGTAAGTCGTTATGATGACTTCTTCAGGTTTCTTCACTGTAGACCGACAGCGCAACTAGAACCTTTATTAAGCACAGAACCTTTCATTCTGCCCCGTCTCATGAGAACCCCATATGTCTGTGCACGTGCTATGGAGCACAACCTGGAGGCcccaggcgtgtgtgtgtgtgtgtgtgtgtgtgtgtgtgtgtgtgtgtgtgtgtgtgtgtgtgtgtgtgtgtactgtggatATGCTGTTATACAgtttttttgtgatgtaaaaatataaatcatatgAGAACTTTTCACCAACTCAGTGTTAATTTACAGTGTGTGAAAATTAAGTgactatttttatattaaataattttatacctattataatttattacattaatacaattgtaaataataaaaattgtatcCATTGTGTACATACACAGAAAGggataaaaattattattacatgattttttttatctctctcacacacacacacacacacacacacacacacacacacacacacacacacacacacattcgaaTTGACTGAGTGTGGAGGACTGTTGTGTGACCTGTCGTGTCAATGTTTCAATACAATGTTCAAGAAGAATAGTGAGGAGAAGGTCAGTGTGAGGAGCAGACAGGGTGTGATGACGTGTCTCTGTAAATCTGAACTCTATCTGATCTCATTCTGTAATCATTAATGTTTTGCTGCAGCGCTGAGGATGATGACATCATAACAGCGTGCTCTCTAACACAATGTCACTTCCTGTCCTTACAGGTACATGGCCATCATCCACCCCCTGAAACCACGTTTCTCATCCACTTTAACCAGAGtggtgatcgtgtgtgtgtggagctcgGCCGTGGTGCTGGCCTTCCCTCTCTGCTTCTACTCAAAGACCAGAGCCATTCCCAAGAGGACGCTGTGCTATGTGGCCTGGCCCCGCCTCCGCAGCGATGCCTTCATGTactacccatacacacacacacacacacacacacacacacacacacacacacacacacacacacacacacacacacacacacacacatattaacacTCATCCAGTCAGATTGGTTCTCCACTTTGATTCATGATAAATAAGGAATACACAAGAATCTTCTGTGTGTGAAATTCACCTTCTCACTACTTGTGTCCCAAGTGTCATGTCACATCCCATATGCAAATTAGAGAACAGTGTTGTAAGCAACTGTTACTTGTTTTTGTAAAGTTCTCTTCCATTTTAGAGCCAAACTAAAATAACACACTTCACctttatggatttatttatgattatttaatCACTCATATGATTAAGAGGTATTATTGCTAAAACACTGTtgtcaaattgtgtgtgtgtgtgtgtgtgtgtgtgtgtgtgtgtgtgtgtgtgtgtgtgtgtgtaggtaccaCATCATTGTAGCAGTGCTGGTGTATCTGCTGCCCCTAGTGGTGATGGCGATCACATACAGCGTGATAGGAGTCACACTGTGGGGCGGCGGCATGCCAGAAAACTCCTCTGACAACTACGTGGAGCAGCTACAGGCAAAgcgcaaggtgtgtgtgtgtgtgtgtgtgtgtgtgtgtgtgtgtgtgtgtgtgtgtgtgtgtgtgtgtgtatcatatttCATGTTTCTAACAATatcttataaataataataataataataataagatctGAGGGCTTTTTCAAATAGTATTAGTGTTTGAGttgaaacctgtgtgtgtgtgtgtgtgtgtgtgtgtgtgtgtgtgtgtgtgtgtgtgtgtgtgtgtgtgtgtgtgtgtgtgtgtgtgtaggtggtgaagatgatgatggtggtggtggggacCTTCGCTCTGTGCTGGTTGCCGTATCATGTCTATTTCATCATTACAGGTCTTTACTCCAACATCAGCAGGTGGAAGTTTATCCAGCAGGTTTATCTGGCTGTGTTGTGGCTCGCTATGAGCTCCACCGTTTACAACCCCATCATCTACTGCTGCCTCAACAGCAGGTCTCTCTCtaacacagacgcacacacacacacacagatgcacacacacagacgcacacacacacacacacacacactctgcagtatCTATGAAATGACAAgctactgtaatgtaaatgatattacgtcattatttattttaagttctGTGTTCTGATGCTGTGTTTTGGTTCCATGGTGTTCTGGGTTCCGTTGTTGGTGAAGGTTCCGTGCAGGTTTTAAGCAAGCGTTTCGCTGGTGTCCCTTCATCACCGTGTCTCACCAGGATGAGCTGGAGCTGAAGACGACGAGATTCCAGCGGAACCGTCAGAGCAGCCTGTTCACCGTGACCCGCCTGGAGTCCAGTgccgacacacacacctctcactccTCACGCCGCAAGAGTTCCGCCGCCAGTCGGCACAGCAGCCTCGGCAGCCAGTCACGACTCGCCACCCGCCTCTCTCTGAACGGCTGTCAGCACACCGTAAACACCACGCCCACCTAGagctttcagccaatcagacacCACAATTAGAGGAGTTACGAACAGAAATTTGTGACGTGTGTAATTAAGACTGAATAACTCTAAAAAGTCTCTAAATGTTACTGAATTTCCTGTTAAATTACTTTTTAAGTGTGAGATCGTAGGCTGATGATGTCATAGTTTGAGTTAAATTAACCAATCAGCAGCTTTGCATCAAATCAGACTCAGTTTAActtcacacacattacacacactcgctataatcacactttctttctttctttctttctttctttctttctttctttctgttacattattttacttatttttataccAGTTTTTTAACTCTACATTAAttggtgtttgtttttgagACATTTAAGAGCGTCACATAAATCCATCATTCAGCTCATAAAAGCTCTGAAACTGTTTGACTTCCAAACAAACGCTTCTGACTTTCACTCGACAGAAACGAGTCTGAAATGAGATTTTATGAATGTTAGTGTTCAGTTGTGCAGCAGGCTGAAGGTGGagctcagtgtgtgagagagaacaggaCTGTGTGATTTACTCGTCTACAGTGTGATCTGTTCATTCTCACACTGTTTATGTTCTTCTCAGCATCCGGCgtaccttctctctctctctctctctctctctctctctctctctctctctctctctctctctggtgaaACATTGTGTGGGGACATTAGACAATTTTCAATTTTTATCATTTCAATTTCTAAATTTTATTTCCtaacagactcacagacacacacacacacacacacacacacacacacacacacacacacacacacacacacacaccacaatcagACCTGAATAACAGTCATATTGTTTATTAGCATGTCTTTATATCCTAATTGCTAATTAGCAGCTTTCTCTCTGCAGCACTGAGTGTAAactatatgtgtgtttaatatcattattataaacattatataaccTGAACACATAATTAACACTGATGTCATCTgtatcacttcctgtttattagCTGGTTTTTAGACACTAACAGACCCACAATGTAAATGCCTCGTGTTTCATTGTAGAGTTTTTAATAAATGGATTGTAAACTTCAGCATGAGAAAAAATCCTCTGGATGTCATTAATGTGtgtaaacagattttattttttatgttaaatcttcaggaaacaaacaaatgttgtgtgtctttgtgttctgaGCAGCGTAATAATAAGGAGCAGAATCCAGCACATCATAGAGGATCAGAATAATTTAGAAATGTATCTGtctcttattcacacacacacacacacacacacacacacacacacacacacacacacacacacacactggtagTAAAGGCTGGCAGAAACTGGTGCTGTTCATCACACTTGTGCTTTAGCAGAAACATCTATAATCTAAACACAATAAAGTCTGGTGTAAACACGTCTGTGAACAAACTGccacgtgacacaaacacagcaacacaaacTCAGTTCATTTAAAACAGACATGAAGTGACTTACAAACAGTTCAGGAGAAGCAGCGTGGTCTGTTTATACCATTAACACATCAGCATCTGGCAGCATCGCCAtccactgaactctacactgaactctacactgaacactacactgaactctacactgaactctacactgaacactacactgaacactacactgaacactacactgaactttacactgaacactacactgaactttacactgaactctacactgaacactacactgaactctacactgaactctacactgaacactacactgaactctacactgaacactacactgaactctacactgaacactacactgaacactacactgaacactacactgaactttacactgaacactacactgaactttacactgaacactacactgaactctacactgaactctacactgaacactacatacACTGAACAAACTAACACGGAACTCTACACTTAACACTACAAttaactctacactgaacactacactgaactctacactgaacactacactgaacactacactgaacactacactgaactttacactgaacactacactgaactttacactgaacactacactgaactctacactgaactctacactgaacactacactgaactctacactgaactctacactgaacactacactgaactctacactgaactctacactgaacactacactgaactctacactgaacactacactgaactctacactgaactctacactgaacactacactgaacactacactgaactttacactgaacactacactgaactctacactgaactttacactgaactctacaatgaactctacactgaactctacactctacactgaacactacactgaacactacactgaactttacactgaactctacactgaactctacactgaacactacactgaactttacactgaacactacactgaactctacactgaacactacactgaactttacact
This DNA window, taken from Tachysurus fulvidraco isolate hzauxx_2018 chromosome 23, HZAU_PFXX_2.0, whole genome shotgun sequence, encodes the following:
- the LOC113653056 gene encoding neuromedin-K receptor; this encodes MSAAGNTSLVPLTNFTNRFAQPPWRVALWSLAYSLVLVVAVFGNLVVIWIIVAHKRMRTVTNYFLLNLAVADAAMAALNTPVNFVYAAHGDWYFGDAYCKFHNFFPVAAVFASIYSMTAIAVDRYMAIIHPLKPRFSSTLTRVVIVCVWSSAVVLAFPLCFYSKTRAIPKRTLCYVAWPRLRSDAFMYHIIVAVLVYLLPLVVMAITYSVIGVTLWGGGMPENSSDNYVEQLQAKRKVVKMMMVVVGTFALCWLPYHVYFIITGLYSNISRWKFIQQVYLAVLWLAMSSTVYNPIIYCCLNSRFRAGFKQAFRWCPFITVSHQDELELKTTRFQRNRQSSLFTVTRLESSADTHTSHSSRRKSSAASRHSSLGSQSRLATRLSLNGCQHTVNTTPT